Proteins found in one Balneola sp. genomic segment:
- a CDS encoding N-acetylornithine carbamoyltransferase, producing MNHFLSSKDLPNLSDALLEVKEVKANPFAWRELGKNKSICLLFLNPSLRTRLSSQRAAQNLGLDTVVLDINSGGWKLEFEDGTVMDGDSAEHIKEAASVIGSYFDIVAIRAFASLKDKQADYAEQTLNAFVSYCGVPVVNMESSTGHPLQAFADLITIDQYKETDRPKVVLTWAPHPRALPQAVANSFVEWMSIANVDLTVTHPEGYELAPEYMHGLTPEYDQNKAFEGADFIYAKNWSSFSEYGQVLTKDSSWMVSSDKMNLTNNAKFMHCLPVRRNVVVQDSVLDSTQSIVIEEAANRIVSMQTVLKKILEAF from the coding sequence GTGAATCACTTTTTGAGTAGCAAAGATCTCCCAAATCTTTCGGATGCTTTGTTGGAGGTAAAAGAAGTAAAAGCGAATCCCTTTGCTTGGAGGGAGCTTGGGAAGAATAAATCAATCTGTTTGTTATTTCTGAATCCAAGTTTAAGAACGAGGTTGAGTTCTCAGCGGGCTGCACAAAATCTTGGGCTGGATACGGTAGTGCTGGATATCAACTCGGGAGGTTGGAAGCTTGAGTTTGAAGATGGTACTGTGATGGACGGTGATAGTGCAGAGCATATTAAAGAAGCTGCTTCTGTAATTGGTTCTTATTTCGATATTGTTGCTATTCGGGCCTTTGCCAGCTTGAAGGATAAGCAAGCCGATTATGCCGAGCAGACGCTAAACGCATTTGTAAGCTACTGCGGGGTGCCTGTAGTAAATATGGAATCATCAACAGGGCATCCACTTCAGGCCTTTGCCGATTTGATCACCATCGATCAATACAAAGAAACGGATCGACCAAAGGTAGTATTAACATGGGCTCCACACCCCAGGGCTCTTCCCCAAGCTGTGGCAAATTCCTTTGTTGAATGGATGAGCATAGCCAACGTAGACCTCACAGTTACACATCCTGAAGGGTATGAACTAGCTCCTGAATATATGCACGGATTAACACCAGAGTATGATCAAAACAAAGCATTTGAAGGAGCTGATTTTATTTACGCCAAGAACTGGAGCAGTTTTTCAGAATATGGTCAGGTTTTAACAAAAGATTCTTCCTGGATGGTAAGTTCGGATAAAATGAATCTTACAAATAATGCTAAATTCATGCATTGTCTTCCTGTCCGTAGAAATGTAGTTGTACAAGATTCCGTATTGGATAGTACACAAAGTATAGTTATCGAGGAGGCGGCAAATAGGATTGTATCTATGCAAACAGTACTAAAAAAGATTTTGGAGGCTTTTTAA
- a CDS encoding N-acetyl-gamma-glutamyl-phosphate reductase, giving the protein MIKVGIIGGAGYTAGELLRLLVHHPEVELVSVVSGSHAGEAVSKAHPDLEGEIELIFSDTLDQNVEVVFLCSGHGKSKGIVEEGIIPSLAKIIDLSSDFRLKGDHNFIYGLPELNHEEIKSARYVANPGCFATCIQLSVLPLASAGLIQDSVHISAITGSTGAGQNPTSTTHFSWRSNNASVYKAFTHQHLGEIKQSLEQLQQDFDQKVLFIPMRGAFTRGILAVCYTVTDASEQELKALYQDFYGIHPFVQVSDSEPDVKRVVNTNKAMVHVRKEGNQAFIIGVIDNLLKGASGQAVQNMNLMFGLDETTGLKLKSSAF; this is encoded by the coding sequence ATGATTAAAGTAGGAATCATAGGAGGAGCCGGATATACTGCAGGAGAATTATTGAGATTGCTGGTTCATCATCCAGAAGTAGAATTGGTTTCGGTTGTGAGTGGGAGTCATGCCGGAGAAGCTGTTTCCAAAGCTCATCCGGATTTAGAAGGTGAAATTGAACTCATTTTTTCAGATACGCTCGATCAAAATGTGGAGGTTGTTTTCCTGTGTTCAGGACATGGGAAATCAAAAGGGATTGTGGAAGAAGGAATCATTCCCTCTTTAGCTAAAATTATTGATCTAAGTTCGGATTTCAGATTAAAAGGAGATCACAACTTTATATATGGATTACCTGAACTCAACCATGAAGAGATAAAATCAGCTAGATATGTAGCAAATCCGGGCTGTTTTGCTACATGCATTCAATTGTCTGTTCTGCCTCTCGCATCGGCCGGGCTTATTCAAGATTCAGTGCATATTTCAGCGATCACGGGAAGCACCGGCGCTGGTCAAAATCCAACTTCAACCACGCATTTTAGCTGGAGAAGTAATAATGCTTCGGTATATAAGGCATTCACACACCAACACTTGGGAGAAATCAAACAGAGTTTAGAACAACTTCAGCAGGATTTTGATCAGAAAGTTCTTTTTATTCCGATGCGCGGAGCTTTTACGCGTGGGATTTTGGCTGTTTGTTATACGGTAACTGATGCTTCTGAGCAAGAATTAAAAGCACTCTATCAGGATTTTTATGGTATCCATCCATTTGTGCAGGTTTCTGATTCAGAACCTGACGTGAAAAGAGTAGTGAATACCAATAAAGCCATGGTTCATGTGAGAAAGGAAGGAAACCAGGCTTTTATAATTGGAGTAATTGACAATCTATTAAAAGGAGCTTCAGGTCAGGCGGTTCAGAATATGAACCTCATGTTCGGTTTGGATGAAACCACCGGACTAAAACTTAAATCATCGGCTTTTTAA
- a CDS encoding T9SS C-terminal target domain-containing protein: protein MLKHLLTLLLAVLLAMPIIAQDSLHINLVENHNNWGWEAWVMDNGLISISTVPAIGARIMEYDLGNHSSIFVNPDELGNTYTPESNSEWPNFGGFKNWPAPQSRWNWPPPPTLDFGVYEADTSATSDSISITVTSPVEQWRAADLRFQRRTTMYRNTSRVKVEQIIINEGSSSQEWSVWDVTQNITNHPGETDFENFWVYFPINPNSLFGDDGVKISANSSAWVGEVADGIYGVQFKPEAKKIFADSHIGWIAYVDERENYVYAKTFQIDEEAEYPDDGARVEVWINNNPYYLEVEVLSPIVSLSANGGNYTFTEDWWAAKIEGGPVLSVTNAGAATRFEYSPSIGRLTGAFGVFHEAYAQLEYLDSSGGVITSTNPIEVSPLETFVYDEPFSPLEGVDSVRMVLVDEAMELIGVLISESVEVLLTSSEEAADIPATFELMQNYPNPFNPTTTIGYVLPKATEVKLEVFTLLGQSVTVLENGFKTRGSHSVSFDASALPSGVYLYRISAGEFADVRRMVLVK from the coding sequence ATGCTCAAACATCTTCTCACTCTACTTTTAGCGGTTCTCCTTGCTATGCCTATCATAGCTCAGGATAGCCTACATATCAACCTGGTGGAAAACCATAATAATTGGGGGTGGGAGGCATGGGTAATGGATAATGGTCTAATCTCTATTTCTACCGTTCCAGCTATTGGTGCTCGAATTATGGAATATGACCTTGGCAACCACTCTTCTATCTTTGTAAATCCGGATGAGCTGGGCAATACTTACACTCCGGAATCCAATTCTGAGTGGCCTAATTTCGGCGGCTTCAAGAACTGGCCAGCCCCTCAAAGCCGATGGAACTGGCCTCCCCCTCCTACCTTGGATTTTGGAGTTTATGAAGCAGATACTTCTGCTACTTCAGATTCTATAAGTATCACAGTAACAAGTCCTGTAGAACAATGGCGGGCAGCCGATTTACGCTTCCAGCGCCGGACAACTATGTATAGAAATACTAGCCGTGTTAAGGTTGAGCAAATAATCATAAACGAAGGAAGTTCCTCACAAGAATGGAGCGTGTGGGATGTAACTCAAAACATAACTAATCATCCCGGAGAAACTGATTTTGAAAATTTCTGGGTGTATTTCCCAATCAATCCCAATAGTCTGTTTGGAGATGACGGAGTTAAAATCAGTGCCAATTCCTCAGCCTGGGTTGGAGAAGTAGCTGATGGCATTTACGGAGTTCAGTTTAAGCCCGAGGCCAAGAAAATTTTTGCTGACTCACATATAGGTTGGATTGCTTATGTAGATGAACGAGAGAATTATGTATATGCGAAAACTTTTCAGATTGATGAAGAAGCAGAATATCCGGACGATGGTGCGCGGGTAGAGGTGTGGATTAATAACAATCCTTATTACCTGGAAGTGGAAGTACTAAGCCCCATTGTATCTCTTTCTGCCAATGGAGGCAACTATACCTTTACCGAAGACTGGTGGGCCGCTAAAATCGAAGGTGGACCTGTTTTGTCGGTTACGAATGCAGGAGCCGCAACCCGCTTTGAATATTCTCCTTCTATTGGACGATTGACAGGTGCATTTGGAGTGTTTCATGAAGCCTACGCTCAACTTGAATACCTTGATAGCTCCGGTGGGGTTATTACAAGCACGAATCCTATAGAGGTTAGTCCGCTGGAAACTTTTGTTTATGATGAACCTTTTAGTCCACTTGAAGGCGTTGATTCCGTTCGAATGGTGCTTGTGGATGAAGCTATGGAATTGATTGGAGTCCTGATCTCAGAATCGGTAGAGGTACTGCTCACTTCGAGTGAAGAGGCTGCTGATATACCAGCGACTTTTGAGTTAATGCAAAACTATCCTAACCCATTTAATCCTACTACTACTATTGGCTATGTACTTCCTAAAGCAACCGAAGTAAAACTTGAGGTATTTACCTTGCTGGGACAATCGGTAACTGTCCTCGAAAATGGGTTTAAAACTCGTGGGAGTCATTCCGTCTCATTTGATGCTTCTGCGCTACCAAGCGGGGTGTATCTATATCGTATATCTGCTGGTGAATTTGCTGATGTAAGAAGAATGGTATTGGTGAAGTAG
- the proC gene encoding pyrroline-5-carboxylate reductase, with protein sequence MCTNNHIAILGAGNLGVAVARGLAKEHGEGCIILTRRHTSKLNELKEQGFEVTSDNIQAVKSSKYLILCVQPKQLEGLLKEIESALDPAHHVLVSTITGVSLELIQSYVENEFPIIRTMPNTAAAIAESMTCICANEPGDEHLEVIESMFKSLGETLIIEERLMKAATVLAASGIAFFLRYIRAATQGGIELGFEAEEAQKLAMQTARGAASLLVEGSAHPEREIDKVTTPQGCTIAGLNEMEHQGLSSALIKGIVASFEKINRITE encoded by the coding sequence ATGTGTACCAATAATCATATTGCCATTTTGGGAGCGGGCAACTTAGGTGTTGCGGTGGCCAGAGGGCTCGCCAAAGAGCATGGTGAAGGCTGCATTATCCTTACCCGCCGACATACCTCAAAGCTTAACGAGTTAAAAGAGCAAGGTTTTGAGGTTACTTCAGATAATATACAGGCTGTAAAAAGTTCGAAGTATCTCATCCTATGCGTCCAGCCCAAACAGTTGGAGGGATTATTAAAGGAAATTGAGAGTGCTTTGGATCCGGCTCATCATGTGTTGGTATCAACGATTACCGGAGTTTCGCTTGAGCTTATCCAATCCTATGTTGAAAATGAATTCCCTATCATCAGAACGATGCCTAATACCGCAGCAGCCATTGCGGAGTCGATGACATGTATTTGTGCGAATGAACCTGGTGATGAACACCTTGAGGTTATTGAATCCATGTTTAAGTCATTAGGTGAAACGCTTATTATTGAAGAACGATTGATGAAAGCTGCTACGGTATTGGCAGCCAGTGGAATTGCTTTCTTTTTGAGATATATCCGAGCTGCAACTCAGGGAGGAATAGAATTGGGTTTTGAAGCTGAAGAGGCTCAAAAACTGGCAATGCAAACAGCACGAGGAGCAGCTTCATTACTAGTAGAGGGAAGCGCTCACCCTGAGAGAGAAATCGATAAAGTTACAACTCCACAAGGGTGCACCATTGCGGGGTTAAATGAAATGGAACACCAGGGACTAAGCTCAGCCCTTATTAAAGGTATCGTGGCTTCTTTCGAAAAAATAAATAGAATTACAGAATGA
- a CDS encoding N-acetyltransferase translates to MSFINIQYANSSHFGYAQAICDLIEVAAKQRGTGIAKREPEYIKTKMENGNAVIALDGENLAGFCYIEIWENKKYVANSGLIVHWDYRGQGLAKKIKAKAFELSRKKYPNSKLFGITTSLPVMKINSDLGYRPVTFSELTQDETFWKGCQSCPNYDILTRNERKNCLCTGMLFDPSQPNKNPKPVREQNIKKFYRWVKLKKQAFGKAFSNAKTLLLP, encoded by the coding sequence ATGTCCTTTATAAATATTCAATACGCAAATTCATCTCATTTTGGCTACGCCCAAGCCATTTGTGATCTGATTGAGGTAGCTGCTAAACAACGGGGAACAGGAATAGCGAAAAGGGAACCGGAGTACATCAAAACAAAGATGGAAAACGGGAATGCTGTTATTGCCCTGGATGGGGAAAATCTCGCAGGGTTTTGCTATATCGAAATTTGGGAAAACAAAAAATACGTGGCCAATTCAGGACTAATTGTACACTGGGATTATCGTGGGCAAGGGCTAGCAAAAAAGATAAAGGCTAAAGCCTTCGAGTTATCAAGGAAGAAATATCCTAATTCTAAATTATTTGGCATAACTACCAGCCTTCCTGTGATGAAGATCAATTCCGATTTGGGTTATCGCCCTGTTACCTTTTCAGAGTTAACTCAAGATGAGACCTTTTGGAAGGGATGCCAAAGCTGCCCGAATTATGATATCCTCACCCGCAATGAGAGGAAGAATTGCCTGTGTACCGGGATGCTTTTTGATCCGTCTCAACCCAACAAAAATCCAAAGCCAGTAAGAGAACAAAACATCAAGAAGTTCTATCGCTGGGTTAAACTTAAGAAACAGGCTTTTGGAAAAGCCTTCTCTAATGCAAAAACATTATTACTACCATGA
- a CDS encoding aspartate aminotransferase family protein, translating to MKLFDVYPLFDVEPVEADGCLVFDRQHNAYLDFYGGHAVISIGHGHPHYVERISKQLGKLGFYSNSVPIAVQKELAYKLGQASGYANWNLFLVNSGAEAIENAFKVASAFNQRKKILAFDGAFHGRTSLAVAATDNPNILFPVNEGAEVTRLSFEDFEATETALTQGDYCCVIIEGIQGVGGIVEPSAEFLKHLRTICDNTNTVLILDEVQSGFGRTGRFFAHQHAFVQPDVITMAKGMGNGFPVGGILIDPKFESKYGMLGTTFGGNHLACAATIAVLEVLENEKLIQNAREVGEYLIQQLSHITQIKEIRGRGLMIGIEFDAPVAEMRKRLLYEQRIFTGSSSNKNTIRLLPPLNISTKEADTFIESLKEVLK from the coding sequence ATGAAATTATTTGATGTTTATCCTCTATTTGATGTAGAACCGGTTGAGGCAGATGGCTGCCTGGTATTTGATCGCCAACACAATGCATACCTGGATTTTTATGGTGGTCATGCTGTGATTTCAATTGGCCACGGGCACCCTCATTATGTAGAAAGGATCTCCAAACAACTGGGAAAGCTTGGGTTTTATTCAAATTCTGTTCCTATTGCAGTACAAAAGGAACTCGCTTACAAACTTGGGCAAGCATCAGGTTATGCAAACTGGAATTTGTTCCTGGTAAACTCAGGGGCTGAGGCGATAGAAAATGCTTTTAAAGTAGCTTCGGCTTTTAACCAACGTAAGAAAATTCTTGCTTTCGATGGAGCCTTTCATGGAAGAACATCATTGGCTGTTGCTGCTACCGATAACCCGAACATTCTATTCCCGGTTAATGAAGGAGCAGAAGTTACCAGGTTATCTTTCGAAGATTTTGAAGCAACAGAAACGGCACTAACTCAGGGAGATTATTGCTGTGTGATTATTGAAGGCATCCAGGGAGTAGGTGGCATTGTTGAGCCCAGCGCTGAATTTCTGAAGCATCTCCGAACTATTTGCGACAACACAAATACAGTACTTATCCTCGACGAAGTACAATCAGGGTTTGGTAGAACAGGTAGGTTCTTTGCTCATCAACATGCTTTTGTTCAGCCTGATGTAATTACCATGGCGAAAGGAATGGGTAATGGGTTTCCGGTAGGGGGGATATTAATCGACCCAAAATTTGAATCTAAATACGGTATGTTGGGGACTACTTTTGGAGGTAACCATTTGGCATGCGCGGCTACTATTGCAGTTCTTGAAGTGTTAGAAAATGAGAAACTGATTCAGAATGCTCGTGAAGTTGGAGAGTATCTTATTCAGCAATTGTCGCATATCACACAAATTAAAGAAATTAGAGGACGTGGATTAATGATTGGGATTGAATTTGATGCTCCTGTTGCAGAAATGAGGAAGAGGCTTTTGTATGAGCAAAGAATATTTACAGGATCATCTTCTAATAAAAATACCATCCGTTTGCTTCCCCCATTAAACATCTCTACTAAAGAAGCGGACACCTTTATTGAAAGCCTGAAGGAGGTACTGAAGTGA
- the argG gene encoding argininosuccinate synthase translates to MKKVVLAFSGGLDTSYCAIHLAKDLGYEVYTAAVNTGGFDAEEQKELAKKANDLGIKNHICIDVEEEFYQKGIKYLIAGNVLKNHTYPLSVSAERVFQAIAIAEYAKEIGAEAIAHGSTGAGNDQVRFDLVFNVLAPEMEIITPIRDQKLSREEEVAYLEKHGISKEWTKAKYSINQGLWGTSVGGAETLTSHKYLPEDAWPTSIVNGQELIVEIGFHKGEPITINGESLTPVEVIKKLNNLAAPYGIGRDIHVGDTIIGIKGRVGFEAAAPLILIKAHQLLEKHVLGKWQLYWKDQLGEWYGMLMHEGQFLDPVMRDIEAFLDHTQNKVTGKVFVKLEAKKFELQGIESNFDLMASEFGQYGEMNQGWSGEDVKGFTKILSNATLIQQGVQDND, encoded by the coding sequence ATGAAGAAAGTTGTACTCGCCTTTAGTGGCGGACTCGATACCAGTTATTGTGCCATCCACCTTGCAAAAGACTTAGGCTACGAGGTATATACCGCAGCTGTAAATACCGGGGGATTTGATGCAGAAGAGCAGAAAGAATTGGCAAAAAAAGCCAACGATCTTGGGATCAAAAACCACATCTGTATTGATGTAGAAGAGGAATTCTACCAAAAGGGAATTAAGTATCTAATAGCAGGAAATGTGCTTAAGAATCATACTTATCCTCTATCTGTAAGTGCTGAGCGAGTATTTCAGGCAATTGCTATTGCTGAATATGCCAAAGAGATTGGAGCAGAAGCTATTGCACATGGAAGCACCGGCGCCGGAAATGATCAGGTTCGTTTTGACCTGGTATTCAATGTGCTTGCACCTGAAATGGAGATTATTACTCCTATACGTGATCAAAAACTGAGTCGCGAAGAAGAAGTAGCTTACCTGGAAAAGCATGGTATCAGCAAGGAATGGACGAAAGCCAAGTACTCCATAAACCAGGGACTTTGGGGGACTTCAGTTGGAGGGGCTGAAACCCTTACCTCTCACAAATATTTACCAGAAGACGCATGGCCAACTTCTATAGTTAATGGTCAAGAGTTAATAGTTGAGATTGGTTTCCATAAAGGAGAACCAATAACCATTAACGGAGAATCATTAACTCCTGTTGAGGTTATAAAGAAACTAAATAACCTGGCTGCTCCCTATGGTATTGGTCGAGATATCCATGTGGGTGATACCATAATTGGTATTAAAGGAAGAGTAGGCTTTGAAGCGGCAGCTCCATTGATTCTCATTAAAGCACATCAGTTGTTGGAAAAGCATGTGCTGGGCAAATGGCAGCTTTACTGGAAAGATCAGTTAGGAGAATGGTATGGAATGCTAATGCACGAAGGCCAATTTCTGGACCCGGTCATGAGAGATATCGAAGCTTTTTTGGATCATACACAGAACAAAGTAACCGGTAAGGTATTTGTAAAACTGGAAGCCAAAAAGTTTGAGCTTCAGGGAATTGAATCAAATTTTGATTTAATGGCTTCTGAGTTTGGTCAATATGGAGAAATGAACCAGGGTTGGAGTGGAGAAGACGTAAAGGGCTTCACTAAAATCCTGAGTAATGCCACCCTCATACAACAAGGAGTGCAGGATAATGATTAA
- the argB gene encoding acetylglutamate kinase, whose translation MHSVKVIKIGGKIAEDDASLERFLYQISLMRGKKVLVHGGGVTATRIAEKLGIESEMIEGRRITSAKMLEVATMVYGGLINKKIVAKLQQKHVYAVGLTGADLNIVQSIKRSPEPIDFGWVGDISSVNHRVLTNMLELDWVPVLAPLTHDGNGNMLNTNADSIASYVARALSENFHVELILCFDKPGVMNGDKVVTEMNLYLYRHLKGLDIINNGMIPKLDLGFKALKAGVNRVTIKHADDIKDSTKGTRLVK comes from the coding sequence ATGCATTCAGTAAAAGTGATAAAGATTGGAGGTAAGATCGCAGAAGATGATGCAAGTCTGGAGCGATTCCTTTACCAAATCTCACTTATGAGAGGGAAGAAAGTATTAGTGCATGGAGGCGGAGTAACTGCAACCAGAATAGCCGAAAAGCTTGGTATCGAATCGGAAATGATAGAGGGTAGGAGAATTACAAGTGCGAAAATGTTGGAAGTAGCTACGATGGTGTATGGAGGGCTTATTAATAAAAAGATTGTAGCAAAACTTCAGCAAAAGCATGTGTATGCTGTTGGGCTTACTGGCGCGGATTTAAATATTGTTCAGTCCATTAAAAGAAGTCCTGAACCTATTGATTTTGGATGGGTGGGTGATATTTCATCGGTAAATCATCGCGTTCTTACTAATATGTTGGAGTTGGATTGGGTTCCAGTACTGGCTCCACTTACTCACGATGGTAACGGGAATATGCTGAATACCAATGCCGATTCCATTGCTTCTTATGTAGCCAGGGCGCTATCTGAAAACTTTCATGTAGAACTTATTCTCTGTTTTGATAAGCCAGGTGTTATGAATGGAGATAAGGTTGTAACAGAAATGAATTTATACCTCTATCGTCATTTAAAAGGCCTTGATATTATCAATAATGGAATGATTCCTAAACTGGATCTTGGATTTAAGGCACTGAAAGCCGGGGTGAATAGAGTGACCATCAAGCATGCCGATGATATCAAGGATAGTACAAAAGGAACAAGGCTGGTGAAATGA
- a CDS encoding M20/M25/M40 family metallo-hydrolase produces the protein MRESMSSKLAIEFLKKLIGIQSYSGEEHETASLIEEYLNSNGFKSQRRKNNVWVWAGEKESSKPTVLLNSHHDTVKATSKWSYDPFSPTIKDGKLIGLGSNDAGGPLTSLLHVFLELAKKEQSYNLVFLASAEEESSGKNGVPIVLEELGLIDVGVVGEPTSMDMAIAERGLVVLDGVAHGKSGHAARGEGENAIYKAMKDIEWFKSFEFDKKSDVLGKINMTVTQIEAGTQHNVVPDECRFVVDVRPNEHYSNEEVVQIIRKYIKSEITPRSLNLNASGIDPNHPIVQKGKELSIRSYGSQTMSDQVHMPFPCIKIGPGDTRRSHTADEFIYLNEIEDGIEIYLELLDGLEIK, from the coding sequence ATGAGAGAGTCTATGAGTTCTAAATTAGCGATAGAGTTTTTAAAAAAGCTGATTGGGATTCAATCTTACAGCGGAGAAGAGCATGAAACGGCTTCTCTTATTGAAGAATATTTAAACTCTAACGGTTTTAAATCCCAACGAAGAAAGAACAATGTATGGGTATGGGCGGGAGAAAAAGAATCATCTAAACCAACGGTGCTTCTCAATTCTCATCATGATACCGTAAAAGCCACTTCTAAGTGGAGCTATGATCCTTTTTCACCAACTATAAAAGATGGGAAATTGATTGGCTTAGGAAGTAATGATGCTGGTGGCCCGTTGACAAGTTTGCTTCATGTGTTTCTCGAACTAGCCAAAAAGGAGCAATCTTATAACCTGGTGTTTTTGGCTTCTGCGGAAGAAGAATCTTCAGGGAAAAATGGAGTCCCTATTGTATTGGAAGAATTAGGACTAATTGATGTTGGAGTAGTTGGTGAGCCTACTTCTATGGATATGGCTATTGCAGAACGGGGACTGGTAGTGTTAGATGGAGTAGCTCATGGCAAAAGCGGACATGCAGCAAGAGGAGAAGGTGAAAACGCGATCTACAAAGCTATGAAGGATATCGAGTGGTTTAAGAGCTTTGAGTTTGATAAGAAGTCGGATGTACTGGGGAAAATTAATATGACCGTTACCCAGATTGAGGCCGGAACCCAGCATAATGTAGTTCCGGATGAGTGCCGTTTTGTGGTTGATGTCCGCCCTAATGAGCATTATTCAAATGAAGAAGTAGTTCAAATCATCAGAAAGTATATTAAAAGTGAAATAACTCCGAGATCATTGAATTTGAATGCCTCCGGAATTGATCCAAATCACCCCATTGTGCAGAAGGGAAAGGAGCTGAGTATTCGCAGCTATGGTTCTCAAACAATGTCGGATCAAGTGCATATGCCTTTTCCATGTATCAAAATAGGGCCGGGTGATACTCGTCGCTCGCATACTGCTGATGAATTTATTTATTTGAATGAAATCGAAGACGGGATAGAAATTTACCTTGAACTTTTGGACGGGTTGGAAATTAAATAG
- a CDS encoding endonuclease domain-containing protein yields the protein MTRKPDIIPYKKGLVKKARHLRKNSTPGEIELWVGLKGKQILGFDFDRQKPIHTYIVDFFCKELRLAIEIDGDSHSFKIEYDNKREQVLNDLGVNILRFSETDAKNSTDHCLLEIQNWIKRNPPLSPPMEGNSYTIKGTTKRFY from the coding sequence ATGACCAGGAAACCAGACATAATTCCATATAAAAAAGGGTTGGTCAAAAAGGCGCGACATCTAAGAAAGAACTCGACTCCCGGAGAAATAGAATTGTGGGTGGGCTTAAAAGGAAAACAAATTCTTGGGTTTGATTTTGACAGGCAAAAACCTATTCACACCTACATTGTTGATTTTTTTTGTAAGGAATTAAGACTTGCAATCGAAATTGATGGAGACAGTCATAGCTTTAAAATTGAGTATGATAACAAACGCGAACAAGTCTTAAATGACCTTGGAGTCAATATTCTGAGATTTTCAGAAACAGATGCTAAGAATAGTACAGATCATTGTTTGCTTGAGATCCAAAATTGGATTAAAAGAAACCCACCCCTGTCCCCTCCCATGGAGGGGAACTCTTATACTATAAAAGGGACAACGAAAAGATTCTATTGA